AGGCGTACGCACCCTGACCTCCGCGTCGAGGGCGGCGAGCGCGACCGCCATGTCGCCGGGGTAGGTGGCGACGCACTGCTCGCTCCAGCCGAAGACGGCGTGGGTGCGGTTGACGCCGTCGCGCGCCCCGCACCCCGAGCCCGGCGCGCGCTTGTTGCACGGCAGCGCGACGTCGTAGAAGTACGGACAGCGCGTGCGCTGGTTCAGATTCCCGCCGTTGGTCGCCATGTTGCGGATCTGCCCCGACGCGCCAGACAAGATCGCCTGCGACACCAGCGGGTAGCGCGCCCGCACGAGCGGGTGGTTCGCCGTGTCGGTGTTGGTCGCGAGCGCGCCGATCGAGAGCCCGCCCGCCCGCGGGCCCGCCGCGATGGTCACGATCTGTGCTAATTCAAGCCGCGAGACGTCCACGACGGCGTCCGGGCGCGCGACGCCCTCGCGCACGAGGTCGAGCAGGTTGGTCCCGCCCGCGAGGTAGCTCGCCGCGGGGTCGCCCGCGACGGCGCGCACGGCGGCCGCCGGGTCCGCGGCCCGCGCGTACGTGAACGGCCTCACGTCCCGCCCCCGGCGACGCCGGACGCCGCGTCGACCTCGCGGATCGCGGCGACGATGTTGGCGTAGGCGCCGCAGCGGCAGAGGTTGCCCGACATGCGCTCGCGGATCTCGTCGTCGGAGAGGGGGACCGGGCGCCCGCTCGGCCGCAGGTCCGCGGTGACGTAGCTCGCGTCGCCGCGCCGGGCCTCGTCGAGGACGGCGACCGCCGAGACGATCTGCCCCGGCGTGCAGTAGCCGCACTGGAAGGCGTCGTGCGCGATGAAGGCGGCCTGCATCGGGTGGAGCGCGTCCGGGTCGGCACAGATGGCGCCTCCCGCCGCGGCCAGCCCCGCGACGGTCGTGATCTGCCGCCCCTCCTGCATCACGGCCAGCGTGAGGCAGGAGAGCACGCGCGCGCCGTCGACGAGCACGGTGCACGCGCCGCACTGGCCGTGGCCGCACCCCTTCTTGGCGCCCGTCAGGTGCAGGCGGTCGCGCAGGCAGTCGAGGAGCGTCGTGTGCGCGTCGAGTGCGTCGAGCTGGTGCCGCGCGCCGTCCACGGCGAGCACGACGTCCGGCGCGCGCCGCGGTTCGTTGGGCATATCAACAGTGGCGGGCGCGGGCGTCTGCGCGCCCGGCGCCGCGGCTACTCGTGATGCGCGTGTGCGATGCGGTCATCCCGGCGTGCGCCTGTGGCGGGACGCAGCCGGTACGATCGACCGGGCGAGGTCCCGCACCTCCGCATGATCTCGTATGCGAGCAGCGTTCCTGGACGGCTAGTTTGGCAAGTTCGTGGATCGATTCGGCAAGAAATCGAACGCGCGTTCGCTCCCGCCCCGCGCCGGAGGACCAGTGCAGGACTACTCGTTCGTCGCAGCCGAGGGGGCCCGCGCCGAGAACGCGCGGGGCGCGAACGCCCCAACCTTCGCGCCGGCGAGCCTGCGCTGCCGCGACGCGCTCCCGTCGACGGTGCTCGCGTCCAGCCGCGCCGCCGGCTGGACGTCGGTGCTCGTCGAGCACCACCGCGTGCGGCCGACCGAGGAGCCGTTCGAGACCCGCGCGACCTCCGACCAGACGCTCGTCGTGATGACGCGCGGCGAGCAGGCGCTCGAGTCGTTCAACGGCGGCGTGTGGCGGCGGGCCGTCTACCGGGCCGGGACGATCGGGATGACGCCGGGCGGGAAGACGGACCGCCTGCGCCGGCGCGTGGGCCGCACGACGGCGCCGTTCGAGAAGCTGAACCTGTACGTGCCGCCGCACTTCTTCCGCGAGGCCGCCGAGCACTACCGGCGCGCCGGACGGCGCTACGACGACGCGCCACCCTCGGTCCTCGCCTTCCACGACGCGCTCGTGGCCGAAACAGTCGTCGCGCTGGCGCGGGCGATGGCCGCGGGCGCGCCCGACCTGTACGCGCAGGCGGCCGCGCAGTGGCTCGCCGCCCACCTGCTCGCCGCACACGGCGCGGGGCCGCACGTCGACGAAAGCCGGCGCGACCCGGGCGTGATCTCCGACCGGCGGCTCGCGCGCGTGGTCGAGTACATGAGCGCGCACGTCGCGGAGCCGCTGACGCTGGACCGGCTCGCGGCGGAGGCGGGGGTGAGCAAGTTCCACTTCGCCCGGCTATTCCGCGCCCGGACGGGGGCGCCGCCGCACGCGTTCCTTGTCGAGCTGCGCGTGGGCGCCGCCCGGCGGCTGCTCGCGACTACGGACCTCGACGTCGCGGAGGTCGCGGCCGCGTGCGGCTTCGCGCGCCCGACCCACTTCGCGACCGCGTTCGCGCGGCGGGCCGGCGTGTCGCCGACGGCGTTCCGGCGTCGGGCGCGGGGCTGAGCGTCGCGCCCGGACGGCGCACGCCCGCGGCCTTCCCGTTAACGACGGCGGCGCCCCCGCGTTCACCAGCGCATGACACGCGTGCGCATCCGAACACTCGTCGCGACGGCGGTGGCCGTCGCGGTCCCGCCGCGCCGCGTGCGCCGGCGGGCGCCTAACGACCGCCTCACGACCGCCCGCGCGGCGTCGCGGGGCGCGTTCCGCCGGGTCGGTCCACGCCGAGGTGCGGCCGTCCGGCGCGGAGCCGCAGGCCGCCGGACCTCGCCAGGTACGCGAGACCGACCGCCGCGGTGGCGAACCCGGCCGCGGCGCCGACGCCGAGCGCCCAGCGCGGGCCGAAGGTGTTGGCGATCCAGCCGACGAGCGGCGCGCCGACCGGCTGGCCGCCGAGGGCCACGGTGAGCAGGAGCGCCATCACCCGCCCGCGCATGGCGGGCTCGGTGGACAGCTGCACGAGGCTCGTCGTCGAGGTCGTGACCGTCTGCGACGCGGCGCCGACGAGCACGAGCGCGAGCCCGAACAGGTGGTAGCTCGGCATCACCGCGGCGAGCGCGTACCCGACGCCGAAGACGCCCGCGCCCGCGGCGATCAGCGGAACGCTCGGCCGCTCGCGCCGGGCGGCGAGCAGCGCGCCCGTGACCGACCCGACCGCCATGGCCGACGTCAGCAGTCCGAAACCGCCGGCACCGGCGTGGAACACGCTCACCGCCATGCTGGAGATGAACACCGGGAAGTTCAGCCCGAAGGTGCCGAACAGGCACAGCATGACGCACAGCGCGGTCAGGTCCGGCCGTTCGCGCACGTAGCGGACCGCGTCGGCGAGGCCGCCCCGCCGCGTCCCGGCCCGGTCCCGCGCGGGCGGGGCGCTCGGCGCATGCACCGCGTGCAGCTCGCCGGCGCGCATGAGCCCGAGCGAGCCTAACACGGCGACGAACGACGCCGCGTTGAGCAGGAACACCCAGCCGGTACCGACCGCGCCGATGAGCAGCCCCGCGACGGCCGGCCCGACCAGCCGCGACGCGTTGAACGACGCGGAGTTCAGCGCGACCGCGTTCGGCAGGTCCGCCTCGCCGACCATGTCGGCGACGAACGTCTGCCGGGCGGGCGCGTCGAACGCGGCCGCGCACCCGAGCAGGAAGGCGAACCCGTAGACGTGCCAGACCCGGACGACGCCGGCGCGCGTCAGCAGCCCGAGCCCGAGCGCCAGGGCGCCCATCGCACCCTGGGTGGCGACCAGGAGCTTGCGCCGGTCGACGTGGTCGGCCGCGTAACCCGTCCAGGGGAGCAGGAGCAGCTGCGGCGCGAACTGGAGCGCGGTCACGAGCCCCACCGCCGCCGCGTCGTGGCGGGTGAGCTCCGTGAGCACGAGCCAGTCCTGGGCGATGCGCTGCATCCAGGTGCCGACGTTGGAGAGCAGCGCGCCGGCCG
The Gemmatimonadetes bacterium T265 genome window above contains:
- a CDS encoding AraC family transcriptional regulator, with product MQDYSFVAAEGARAENARGANAPTFAPASLRCRDALPSTVLASSRAAGWTSVLVEHHRVRPTEEPFETRATSDQTLVVMTRGEQALESFNGGVWRRAVYRAGTIGMTPGGKTDRLRRRVGRTTAPFEKLNLYVPPHFFREAAEHYRRAGRRYDDAPPSVLAFHDALVAETVVALARAMAAGAPDLYAQAAAQWLAAHLLAAHGAGPHVDESRRDPGVISDRRLARVVEYMSAHVAEPLTLDRLAAEAGVSKFHFARLFRARTGAPPHAFLVELRVGAARRLLATTDLDVAEVAAACGFARPTHFATAFARRAGVSPTAFRRRARG
- a CDS encoding MFS transporter translates to MSDPRADLRVSGVGESDRRVFRSLASYNFRVWSAGALLSNVGTWMQRIAQDWLVLTELTRHDAAAVGLVTALQFAPQLLLLPWTGYAADHVDRRKLLVATQGAMGALALGLGLLTRAGVVRVWHVYGFAFLLGCAAAFDAPARQTFVADMVGEADLPNAVALNSASFNASRLVGPAVAGLLIGAVGTGWVFLLNAASFVAVLGSLGLMRAGELHAVHAPSAPPARDRAGTRRGGLADAVRYVRERPDLTALCVMLCLFGTFGLNFPVFISSMAVSVFHAGAGGFGLLTSAMAVGSVTGALLAARRERPSVPLIAAGAGVFGVGYALAAVMPSYHLFGLALVLVGAASQTVTTSTTSLVQLSTEPAMRGRVMALLLTVALGGQPVGAPLVGWIANTFGPRWALGVGAAAGFATAAVGLAYLARSGGLRLRAGRPHLGVDRPGGTRPATPRGRS
- the yagT gene encoding aldehyde dehydrogenase iron-sulfur subunit (frameshifted, insertion at around 1180488), whose product is MPNEPRRAPDVVLAVDGARHQLDALDAHTTLLDCLRDRLHLTGAKKGCGHGQCGACTVLVDGARVLSCLTLAVMQEGRQITTVAGLAAAGGAICADPDALHPMQAAFIAHDAFQCGYCTPGQIVSAVAVLDEARRGDASYVTADLRPSGRPVPLSDDEIRERMSGNLCRCGAYANIVAAIREVDAASGVAGGGT
- a CDS encoding FAD-binding molybdopterin dehydrogenase produces the protein MRPFTYARAADPAAAVRAVAGDPAASYLAGGTNLLDLVREGVARPDAVVDVSRLELAQIVTIAAGPRAGGLSIGALATNTDTANHPLVRARYPLVSQAILSGASGQIRNMATNGGNLNQRTRCPYFYDVALPCNKRAPGSGCGARDGVNRTHAVFGWSEQCVATYPGDMAVALAALDAEVRVRTPNGIEREVPIAEFHRLPGDAPERDTTLAHGELVTAVELPPDDFAAHSYYLKVRERPSYAFALVSVAAALVLDGGRVAAARVALGGVAHKPWRAPEAEAALVGREATDDNFRAAGEVAMRGARPLAGNGFKVPLGVRAVARALRGAADGGARPPGW